A stretch of DNA from Shewanella sediminis HAW-EB3:
TGTCACCCATCTACGTAAGAAGCTAGGTAAAACAGCCATTGAGACACGACGTGGACAAGGTTATATCTTCCACGGCATCAGAGAATGATATCGATTCGAACTAAGCTCAGTCTCTGGCTTACGGGGTTAGTCATCTTATCGACGGTCGTTGGCATTATCTTTTTCGAGTCTATGTTGAGACAGGCATTCCACGATTCGATTATCGCGAGATTACAGGAAGATATTGAACAGGTTATGCTGGCCACTCACCTTCAGGGAGATGAGCTAAGCATAGATCAAAGCCAGCTATCAGGCTTCTATAAGCCGGTATTTTCAGGCCGTTATTATCAGCTCAATCTGCCGGACCAGGAGATCCGCTCGAGATCGCTTTGGGATCAGAAACTCGAAATTTTGCCACTGAAAAAGGGGGATAGTCGTGTCTGGCAAACCAAAGGGCCCCAAAATCATGATATCCAACTCCTCTCTATCGGACTCAGCTCTGACTCTCTCAATGTCGATGCCACTCTAACCGTTGCACAAGACCTGAGTATTGGGCGTAAAATTTTTACTCAAATTTACGGCACAAAACTGGGTGTCAACCTGGCGATGTTATTAACCATGATAGCCGGCATTTTTCTGGTATTGAGACAATCTTTTAAGCCAATTAACCATATGCAATCGGCCCTCTCAAAACTCAGAGAGGGAGAGATAACTTCGTTAGAGATCGAAAAGATCCCTCCGGAGTTGCAGGGGTTAGCCTCGACCTACAATGAGCTGCTGCAGTACTCAAGTAAGCAACTCGAAAGAAGCCGCAATAATATCGGTAATCTAAGCCATGGGTTAAAGACGCCGCTGGCGGTGATGCAGCAACAGGTAGAAGCTTTGGGACTCAAAGATCCCGATGCGGCGATAGCGCTTCAAAAGCAGCTGGACTTAGTCCACAAGATGATCGAGAGAAAACTCGCTGCCGCTCGGATCACCGGAGAGATGTTACCGGCGGCTCAGATGCAACTCCCCAAAGATTTAGACGATCTTTGCCAGACATTGAGCAAGGTACATTTTCATAAGCAGATTCAGTGCAATATCCATATTCCGGAGAAACTGTTAAGACTGCCCCTTCATAGGGAAGATGGCATGGAGCTCATCGGAAACTTACTCGATAATGCCCACAAATGGGCTAAATCACGGGTGGAGATAGGTGCAAGCATTGAAGATGACGCCATCTGTCTCATCATTGAAGATGACGGCCCCGGTGTCGCGAGTGAGGAACTGGCTCAACTGACCAGTCGTGGTAAACGCTTAGATGAGGCGACCATGGGTCATGGCCTGGGGCTCTCTATCGTAAAAGATATTGCCGAACAATATGAGATTGATTTGCAATTTACCCATAGCGAACAATTCGGTGGGTTAAAAGTCAGTTTAACCTTCTAACACCAATCGCTATAACTGAGCCAATTCGGGCTCTGCCTAGTCCTAAAATAGGTTGACGGTCTTTATTAAGCCAGTTGGAACTCCCGACTGGCTTTTTTATGTCTGGAACATTTATGCCACACCCCATGGATGGTTAGGTGTGGTATTTATGTCTGGAACATTTATGCCACACCCCACGGATGGAAAGGTGTGGTATTTATGTCTGGAGCATTTATGCCACACCCCATGGATGGTTAGGTGTGGTATTTATGTCTGGAGCATTTATGCCACACCCCATGGATGGTTAGGTGTGGTATTTATGTCTGGAACATTTATGCCAATGCCGTATTGATGCCGGGAGCATCATTGGCCCATGGCAAACAGACATAAAAAAGCCACAGCACGGAGACTGTGGCTTTTCATTAATGGCTTATTGAAGCGAGTAAACCGGAGAGCGTTACTCGTTTCTAAGCTTACTCACTCTTTAAAGAGTTGAAGACTATTTCTTCTTAGAGTAAGCCGCCGCTTGTTCACCGGCTAATCTACCGAAGGTGATGATATCAGAGATAGCATTACCACCTAAGCGGTTAGCACCGTGAACACCACCGGTCACTTCACCAGCGCCATATAGGCCAGGGATGATCTGCTTCTTAGCATTCATAACTTCTGCTTTAGAATCAATCATCACACCACCCATAGTGTGGTGAACACCTGGAGTCACTTCGATAGCGTAGTAGTTACCTTCATTGATTGCACGAGGCAGGTTTGGACGCTCGAAATCGGCATCTTTACCACTGGTAACGAAAGTATTATAACGAGCAACGGTTTCAGTCAGAGCCTTACCATCGATATTCTCCAGCTTACCTAGCTTAACAAGCGTATCGGCAGTAGGAGCGACGCCTAGACCAATATACTTATCAATTTTCTTCAGTGACTTACGTACTGAATCATCGAAAATCAAGTAAGCTGATTTGCCTGTTTGTTGTAAAATCGCAGCAGCGGCTTT
This window harbors:
- a CDS encoding ATP-binding protein; this translates as MISIRTKLSLWLTGLVILSTVVGIIFFESMLRQAFHDSIIARLQEDIEQVMLATHLQGDELSIDQSQLSGFYKPVFSGRYYQLNLPDQEIRSRSLWDQKLEILPLKKGDSRVWQTKGPQNHDIQLLSIGLSSDSLNVDATLTVAQDLSIGRKIFTQIYGTKLGVNLAMLLTMIAGIFLVLRQSFKPINHMQSALSKLREGEITSLEIEKIPPELQGLASTYNELLQYSSKQLERSRNNIGNLSHGLKTPLAVMQQQVEALGLKDPDAAIALQKQLDLVHKMIERKLAAARITGEMLPAAQMQLPKDLDDLCQTLSKVHFHKQIQCNIHIPEKLLRLPLHREDGMELIGNLLDNAHKWAKSRVEIGASIEDDAICLIIEDDGPGVASEELAQLTSRGKRLDEATMGHGLGLSIVKDIAEQYEIDLQFTHSEQFGGLKVSLTF